CTGTGGAAGGCCTTCGGAAGCGGGTGAGCCGCAATCCAGTGGAGTCAGCCATGGAGCTGAAGGAGAAGAGGTCTCGCACTCAGGAAGCCAAGGACATTCGGAGAGCCCAGAAGGAGGCGGCCGGGTTCCTGGACCGGAGCACTTCCTCCACTCCCGTGAAGTTCAGCAGCCGCTGCCGCCGGCCCGATATCGtcctggagaaaggagaggtCATCGACTTCTCCTCCCTGAGCTCATCCGACCGCACGCCTCTGAccagcccctctccatccccatccctggactTCTCTGCTCCCGGCACTCCCGCCTCacactcagccactcccagcCTGCTCTCGGAAGCTGATCTCATCCCGGATGTCATGCCACCACAGGCACTGTTCCATGGTAAGAGCCACCATGGGTTTCGTTTAGTGGTGTAGTTTTCTAGGAAGATGTTACAGAAAGAAGCTCCCAGTGAGCTGCAGGATCCTTTCAAAATGAGATGGAAAGTAGCTGGCAGTATTCTGTTGTCTTAATTGTGACTGGTTTTCCACAGTTGTATCACCAGCTTCTAAGGCCAGAAGAAACCCCCATTACCCTTTTTTGAGGAATCCTGAATAAACAGTGGGTAGATTTCACACAGCAACTGCTGGACAACTCAGCATAAGCATTTCACTGCAACACAGATTACCCTGTTAGATAGCAACTCTAGTTTTGTCTCAAATGTTTTTCATGGGAGAAATTTTATTCCCATGGTAATGTCCCAGTATTTTATAAGTTTGAACGTGCTGATTAATGGATGCTAAATTTCAGCAAGATTGCAAAGCAGTGATGCAGGCTGAATGCTGTTAGTTCCTTAAGAAGCCAGACTTCTGGGTGACAGGAAGAATAGTGAGGTTCTGTAGAGGACAGAACCTCTCCTGGGTATGCTAGCTGAAGATACAGCTCACCAGCTTGAGCTTTTGATCCCCAGTCTTTGGGAATTTTCAGTAGCTTAACGCTCCTCAAAGAACATGAGCTTGCAGCTCAGGAGGGGCTCTGTTTCCAGACACTTAACTACAAGACACTTTAGGAGCAGGATTGATTCTCTGTCCTGAAATGGGACTCTTTACAGCATCTCCTGTCCAAAATCAGGAGATCCAGGAGTACACAGAAAATGAGGTGTGTTGGGTAAACccacattatttttctgtagcagaaaaatgctgtgaCAACCATTTTGAAATGGGGCTTTGAtgtttagattatttttttcccctggattaTTTTGATCTGTTCTACAGATGATGAGGAGATGGAAGGAGATGGAGTCATAGACCCAGGAATAGAGTATGTGCCCCCTCCCAGTGGGACAGCTGGTGCTAGCACCATGAtagcaagcagaaaaaaagtgaagacaGCTGAGCAGATCAAGCAAGAGGTGGagagtgaggaagaaaaaacagaacgGATGGAAGGCGACAGTGAAGATCCTGAGGAGTCAAACACACCCTTGCAGGTGAGAGGACGAGACAAGGGGAAGCCACAGCTGGAGAAGGATGCTAAACCCAGAGTTCCCAAGCACACCTCAGTTAGCATctatgaggaaaagctgctgctgaagagacTGGAAGCCTGTCCCAATGCTCTGAGCATGACCCCAGAGGCCCGGAGGCTGAGGCGCAAGCTGCTGGTCAGGCAGGCCAAGAGGGAAAGAGGACTCCCGCTCTTTGACTTGGACCAGGTTGTGAATGCTGCACTGCTCCTGGTTGATGGGATTTATGGAGCGAAAGAAGGCGGTGTCTCCAGGTCCCCAGTAGGGCAAGCAACGTACAGAACTACTAGCCAGGACTTCAGGATCTTGGACAGATACCAGGTGGGTGTTCCCAAATCTAAGTTAGCATTTGGCACAggttattttaaagcttttgctGTATACAGCAGTGTCACATTGAGGGTATCTGACTCCTAAAGTGAAAAGGATTATGTGAACAAGACTCATTTTGGCTTGGGGCTGTGTCCCCACCAATGCTCTCCTGAGTCTCTTTGTTCCTGGGACATGCTGGTGCAGCACTGCTGTCTATCAGTGTCAGCACCACAAATGTCGATGTATTTGTactccagccctgcccaaaTGCTGATGGTGGAGGCCTGGACGTACCCAAACAGGCAGGTGCTCTTTCGTGTGTGTAGGAGGGAGAGGACTTGCAGCACTTTTAGGTTTGGGCACCAAATTTGGGAGTGCACAGCAGGGTACAGAAGTGGGACCATCATGGTCCAGTCCATCCTGTCATATTGAAAGGCCCTTACTCTCCCTCCATACGATTCCCTTGTTAAATCACTGACTGATCTTCCTGCAAttgttctgcatttttctgtgcatCCAGACAATGCTGCCGGCCACGAAGGGATATCGCCAGCAGACAACCAAGTTTCTGTATCGCCTGGTAGGCTCAGAAGACCTGCTGACAGACCACAGTATTGTCAGCCCTTACACCTCCCGTGTCCTTAAACCCTACATCAGGTACAGAGGGTCTGAGCTTGCTCTTGGCTTGTGCACCGCCAGCCCACGGAGAGGACACCTTTCTTGGGCAGTGCTCCTCACTCCTCCTCAAAGTACAACCCAGTGCACCATGGTAACCCTGAAGGGATAGTGTTTGGCTTAGCTGAGTAGTGAAACGGATTGCATTGGGAAGGGGAATCTCCAAGAGGGGGCAAGGGCAGAGAGGGCGTTGCTGTAGCCATTCAATGCAAGTTGCACCTCTTTTGGGTCAGAACTGTGATTTCCTTGCTCATGCTGTAAGGAGAGACTGGCTGGACATGTGGGTCCAGAAAGTGTCCTGGCCTCTGGCACAAGGGTGTTTTTGCTGAGCTGGGGGCTGTTTTCCCACATGAATGGAagactgttctttttttttttttttcttaagttgaGCatgtcagaaaatattttatgggcAGTACCTATTTAGCTGCAGTGGCAGTTCTTGTTGCTCACTTGctttttgtgtttccttttcacGTTCCTGGCAGACGTGACTATGAGACAAAGCCCCCAAAACTCAGGCTGCTGGCAGAAATCCGGGCAAATCCACACAGGAATGATCTCAACTGGAAGGCTGAGCCAGAAGCACCCATTGATTACTGCTATGTTCGCCCTAATCACATCCCCACTATAAACTCCATGTGCCACGAATTCTTCTGGCCTGGTAAGATTCCTCCAGTGCTTGGGTTCCTAAGAAGGAAGTGGTTTTattcagaacaaaaatgttCTTGGGccaaatttttcttcagttggtGTCTGGCTGGTTCTTAGAAACCCATTATCTGATGTCACAGGAATGCATTTGAGGTGGAGATGTGGGTTTAGTGCCCTTGTCTCTTGAGATCATGTGGAACTGGGCAATTAGGCCCTAATTAGCACAGTACTTACAAAAATAGGTGCCAATAGGAGTAGTCTGGTAGTTTAGTAGTTAACTAAACTTAAGCATCCAGTGAAATGTTTCGCAGAATCAGGGGTTGAAAGAAACAGTTTTATACCAGAGATTACTGCTCAATACCTTTGTGAGAGGGTTTCTTCCTAGCAGCCATAAGCTGGATATCTTGGCAGTCAAAGTTGGGAACttgtatgaggagtggctgaggtcacttggtctgttcagcctggaggagaggagactgaggggagacctcatcatGTCCTACAGCTTCCTCAGGAGGGGAAGCCAGAGAGGCAGGCACTggtctcttctctgtggtgacaggacTCCACAGACCCAAGAGAACAGCTCTGAAGCTGcgtcagggaaggtttaggttggatatcaggaagaggtttttcacccagagggtggctgggcactggaacaggttccccagggaagtggtcacagcaccaagccagCCCAACATGagtttggacaacgctctcaggcacatggtgtgactcttggggctgtcctgtgcagggccaggagctggactcgataatccttgagggtcccttccaactcagcccattctgtcattctatgAATTGCTCTTAAAACTGCAGGCTCTGCTGCGATGTCCTTTTGTCTCCTCAATCCTGGCCTCAGTATTTACAAGGTATGGAAAAGATTAGGTTTgaatttttctgtgtcatttctgGAACTGCAGGCTCTTTGGGGACAGTGGCTGCCCTTTCTGGGGGCAGTTACGAGGCCGCAGTCTGTAGTTCTTCTGAAATAATAATAGGGATGTTCATCTGGTTCATGTATCAGCTTCTGATCAGCAAACAATGCAGCAGACTAATTTAGAAAAGCCCAGTACAAACAGTACACACCTTTACTCCAGGTAACTGTTTGTGTTTTGATTTGCAGATAGTGATTCAGCAGGGTTGTAGTTCAGCAGTGCCCATATGCTGCAGTCAGGATGGGAGCTCTTTGTGCTACTCATTATGCAAATTGTACAGTGTGGGGGGAAATAACCTGGCACACCTTTCCTTTCACAAGCTGTTTTAGAGCTCGTGAGAGACACTTGCAATCCCAGCAGAGGCTGAACCGCTTTGTCATAGTCTCTCCTCTCCTGATAATGCATTTGAAGTTCTGGCCAAGTTGGGTTGCACCTTCATTAAGTTCTTCAGGACTCACCCTGTTTTATTTAACACAAGGAGCCATGGGTGTGTTACACCCAACTGTGAACTGTTCATCATTAAGTCAGAAAGCTGACACTCCCATCAGTCTCTAAACATGGTGAAATCTTTTTCATGGTGAAAAATTTCCGAGGCTGGGATATGATTATTGCACCTTGGTTTTAGGAGAGGGAAGTGAGGAGGTGATGCTTTGGGAGGTAAAGACTGGATGCAAAGATGCTGGTACAGCTTGGGGGTGGTGGGCAGGGATATGTAGCTGGGCGAGCATCATTAAACCAGCACTCAGTTCTTCTGTCCCTCCAAATCCTTCCTTTCAGAGCTGTTCTTGCCTCTCCCGAGGCAGAACCACGTTTGCAGGTAGTGACTGCAAACGACTGATGAAGAGAGATTCCCTGGTGTTGTTCCTCACAGTGCCTTGTGCCTTGGTGCCCTAGCAGGAAACCTCTTCCTAGCGGGAATCATCTCTGGGGGTGAACCATCCTGAGCTAAGCATCTTCCTACAGGAAAAACTGCGCCACTGCAGAGTGCCCGGGGCAATGAGTGCTCCTGCCCAGGCACGCTGCAAGGCACTccgcaggcagcagcagcctggcttaATTAACACTGCTCCCTATTGCCAATCGATTCCTCCCACGCCTTGCTCCACCCAACCGACTCTCCAGCAAGAAAATAACTCACTCACTTCTTTCCTGCCTGGTGCCTTGTGAAGTCTTGCATCTCATCAGGAGTGATTACTGGAAAACACACTCTGCTATTTCATTACCCCGTGTTCCAAATATATTGCAGCTGCCAACTTGAGGCTGAAGCAAGCGTTTCTGGCACACCTCCTCCGTGTCTTGCATCTCATTGGGGTCTGTCCACACAAATTGCCAGGCAGTCAGTGCCTCGAACTGCACTGCTTGGTGCTGACATGCTGTGGGGGTGCTCTAGGACTGCTGCAGCAGGGTGATGAGGCAAAGTAATAAACTCTCAGCCCCTTTTTGTGTCCAGCCTCTGGCTCACAGAAGCACCACTGCCTGAGAGGCTATTTCGTGCCCCAGATTAGAGAAGTTGCATGCTAAAAGCAAGTGTTTTGATAGCGTTGGAAGCTGTGGTCAGGTTCACAGTGCAGCTCCACAACCAGCTGAGTGTGCACAAGAGACAGCAGTAAGAGCTCCAGGCAAGGTGGAGAAAAAAGATAGGAACCATAGGCAGGTAATGCTACCAAAGCTAAAGTCCAGTTTCATGTGTGCTGCTTCTGAAGAGAGTTGAGTTTCAGTTTCCTCCTTGAGTCATTTGAAAGGAAATCAGCTTTGCCAGTTTTTCCATGCAAGCTTCCCTGCTAAGTAACCAGATCTTGTTTTGGCTGTTTTGTTGTATCATCTCCTTTCCCCTTGCATACTTACCTGGCAGGGGAAACACCAGGATCAGGCAGCTGGTTTTCCCAAGGCACTCTGGGTGTCCTGATACCTGGGATTTCCCAAAATGTGGGAAATTTGACTGCATAATTTGTAGTAACAGAGGACTGCTCTAGCAGGGGCCTTggactattctgtgattctgtaatcaCTTGCTATCAGAGATTTGaaataaaggtaaaaagaaGGGATTATTTCTAAAAAGCCTTAAGCCCCTGGATTTCCCTGACACTTCTGTTTGCAATGCTTCCAActgctgtttctctctttctccatAGGAATTGATTTGTCAGAGTGCCTGCAGTATCCAGACTTCAGCGTTGTCGTCCTTTACAAGAAAGTTATCATTGCCTTTGGCTTTATGGTGCCAGATGTGAAGTACAACGAAGCTTACATATCTTTTCTGTTGGTGCACCCTGAGTGGAGAAGAGCTGGTATTGCAACCTTCATGATTTACCATCTTATCCAGGTAATGAAATCATCCCGTGAATTTGCCAAAGAACCAGCTCTGCCTTCTTCCTTGTGTGCACACATGCAGATACTAGAGAGCAGGAACACTTTGTGTGAATGTTTATGGGAGGAAGTAGCTTCTACTTTGGAAGTTAAAATGTATTTAGGAAAACAACCATCCTGGTTGTGTCCTCAGAATCAGTGGGATGCTGCACACTTCAGCTGTCTTGGGATTTACTCTGTGTTCTTCAGTGGTCAATAGTTGTGTAAAAGGAATACTGTAAATGGGGGGTTTAAAGGAGAGAATGAGGTAAGACTGGGGAGGGTCAGTTAGAATTATTGCTGCTTTCTTGGCTACTCCTGAAGGTTTATTCCATGCATTAAATCACTTACTGATCTCAATCAAAACTTTCACTTTTATACTCTGGTTCAAATACAGCTGAGTTAATGATAAAGAGAACCTGTTTGCAACCTCATTGTTTAAACTGGCTTGTACTGGGCCTTGTTCCACAGGAACACTTGGGAAAATCAATCTCAGCTCACTAAACAGGTGGTATTAAAGGAGTTAAACTTCATTAAATCTCTGAATTAATACTGTTATTAAAGTGGCCTTCATTCCATTGACTTTCTTGAACTAAATTGCAGGAAAGGCAGCTTAAGTAAGGATGGAGATATATGTCCTTTACAGAGCCCAACTCTGTCTCTTTAGGACCACAGTTTTGCCACTCCCTGAACTCTCTTGGCAGAGCTGCCAATGGGAAACATTGCTTAATTTGCTGTAGTCGAGATGGGCTGCACTAACAAAAACTCACCATTGaaactgttttttcctcttacttATTTGGCTGAAGCAAGGTAGGGAGTGCTGGCAGAACCTTGGGGAAAGTGATCCGTGCTTCGGAAAAGCACTTTCCGTTCCTGGGCTGCCCGAGGGTAACTGCTacctgcacagctctgtgcagtgTTGACACAGGCCTCTAATCAATATTCTTTAAACTCACCCCTTGCATTtcccaggcagctctgtgtgaaGTGTTGAAGGAAATTGCCCTCAGCTCATTCTGTTGATGTGAAATGTCAACACCCAGTGGGAACAGGCGCCAAGGTTTGCAGGGATCCAGCAGGTGGACTCCCAGAGACTTCTCTCTCCAGCAGAACGGGGATGCTGGAGTTGGCAAGTCAGACCTGGAAAATCCTCACACCTTTTTGTAGGATGTATCCCATCAATTAACCTAATCCTGCTTGCAGGTAGAGTAGCATGAAATTTCACTGAGGAAAGCCAAGCGCATTTGAGAGATTTGAGGCTGATTAGACGAGCTAGCAATGAGAGATCAGCACTGTAGCTTTGGCTCAcattttacttattttgctgttgctgaCTCTCTTGACGGTGGTAGAAGGGGTTTAGTCCTGTGAACGGTGGTTGTGACCTTCTGTTCCTCAGTCTCCAGGCTGTAGGTGCTGCTTTGCAGCCTGCTTGGGCTTTGGGTCTCCTCTCTGGAGCCTGAGACACTTTGATGCACTGTTTGGATTAAGGGTAGGTCACTAACTTTGGGATCAGTGTGCTGAGTCTGGGGCTGAATTCTTGGGAACAGCATAATTtaacaggaaaatgttttgatgCAAATGGTGGTGGCTGGTTTGCTGTCAGAATTTACCCTCTCACGCATCTGGCCCGGAGGaccaaactgcattttcttaaTGATCTCCTTCcaattttctttcccccaaaaCAGCTTCCaattatgtctttttttcttttcctccttaaatCCCTCTGAGAATTTTCCTCTTGAATGTTCTGTCTTGGAGAGTTCCTAGAGGGTATTACTGTTCCCACTTAGAGTTACGATATACTCAATATACATGGAATGCTGTTAAAACACttgatgaaagcagaaaataaattatttcagcatcTTTATCAGGGTGTTGCTGGTTAGAATAATTTAGGATCTTCAAGGTAACTTCAACCATGCTATTAATTTGCTGTCTGAACTGAATTTCCTGCCTTCTCGGGAGGTGAGTGCTGTGCCCTGAaggatgggagaggagctgggtggGATAGGCAGGAATTCCAGCATGACAGCACAGAGGTGCTCGGGCGGTCCCAGAGAGCTCAGCTCTGTTTGCTGACAGGGAGGAGTGCAGAGCCTGATCCTCTGgcatgttttgtcttttcttcaggCCATTGTATTTGAGATCAGTGCTGTACaccaagattatttttaattaacaattACTTTAGTAATTGACAATGGAAAGATGACAAATTATAATCCCAAACCTACTTTCATTGTCAGAGAATCCACGTTTCCCAGAAACAAAGGcttggaggagcagcagcagcgttCCCTTTGCTGTTGCTATGTGTGGTAACTCCTGTGTCGGGGCCTGTGACTTTTCTCACATTTCCTCAGTACCTTGGATCCCAGAGCTGATGAATCTCCTCACCTCCGCATTCCCCCAGAGGCTGTCTCGTTCTCTTGCAGTGatatctcttttttcctccccccctcCCTTGGCAGACCTGCATGGGCAAGGACGTCACCCTTCACGTCTCTGCAAGCAACCCTGCTATGCTGCTCTACCAGAAGTTTGGATTTAAGACCGAGGAGTACATTTTGGATTTTTATGACAAGTATTACCCCTTGGACAGCAAGGAGTGCAAGCACGCCTTCTTCCTCAGGCTGCGGCGCTGAGCTGCTGGCGGTGTctggggagctgggaaaagcccaATCCATTGAAAAAACTCGCCCAGCTTTCGGTGGAGGATGTTGGCTGCCACAAGAGAGCTGGAACATGCTGGTGTGTTTATCCCTAGGACTTTGGATGTCAACAGTGCGATGTTGTGTGTGCAAAATGCAATCCAAGAGGATTGATTCCTGTGCTCCAAGGGGAGAGGCCTGGAAATGCCAACTGGGATACACTGAAACCACTGGAAAATTGCTTATGGGGAATTTTCCTGCCACTGTTAGTTTGGAGAGCCTCAttagcaaacaaacaaaaataccatacaaaaaaatgtttctcactTCAGAGGGGCACCATGGATTTCAAGTTTTGAAACCTGTCCAAAAAATGTTGCAggatttttgtctctgtttatGAGCAAAAATGAACACCTAAACTTAAACCGTTCCGTGTTTCTGTGGTTTGATTGCTTTGTTAGGAACTGTGTCTTGAGTCTTTGAAGGGAAGTAAGATATTGGTGCCTGTAGCTGGGTGTTGACTTTAGGAAAGTTCTACACATGCCGTATCAGTAGTCCTGGAACCATGTTTCAGCAGTACTGAAGAGCGTGTGGATTCCTGTGATCCCAAGTACAAGGCTCAGAGGAGACACCTTTGTtttgctccttccctgctgccttcccttcccctccttgcCCTGTGCTCAGTGTGGAGTTCTCGTAACGCGCAGTGTTTTGTGTCCAGGAACGGTGTCAGGTGGGTTTGTGTCTAGGCAAGGCAGGGCACCACAGCTGCCAAATCAGCTCTTTGGAATCTTTCCACCTCACTGCCAGTTGTTGGTCTACAGATCAGCCCTTTGGGCACACCTCTAACCACAGAGCAGCCTCACAGGCTCCAGCACCTACCTCCTCCTGCTACAGGTGCTCTGGCTGGAAGAAACCCAGAGCAAAAGTCAGTGGGGATGTTTCAAATGCAGGCTCTGATTTGTAGAAGCAATCTGCTTGCAGcctggagggaggaaagggCAGAGGTGGGCCAGATCCAGTTCTTGGAAGGCTCTTAAGTATCAGTAAAGAGGAGAGCAAAGAATAAATAGAAATAcccaagaattaaaaaatacaacccCAGAGGGTTTCTCTGGTAGTGGCTCTTGTCCTTTTTCACAGTGTAGcatcttctctccctccctgacTTTCAGTGCAGATGCACAGAAAGCTGCACTAACCAAAGGTCAGTCTGTGCATTTTAACTACGTCTCACATCCACTGGATGGTCCTTTCACATCAAGCCCACAGAGAGCTACACACCAAATGTGACTTCTTTGTCCTTAATCTACTGTGTGTACCTGTTGGCTGCCTGACTGTAGCAGTAGTTGCCTTAGTGGAGTCTTCATTTTGGtaacagaagagaaagggacACAAAATACGTTTTTGTGTAGTGAACGTACATCATCGCCAACACAAAACCAGTGGTAGTGGGAGGGGAAACCAGCCCAGCCAAGGGTTGTGTGCCTGAACGTCCATGCACATTTCTGCCTGTTTCATGACTACgtgaaaattttcagtgttcttaATGTTATGAGTTAGCTggactttgaaagaaaagaaatatatgtcTTTATGAATGGAATTAAAGCCCTTCCCTTGGAAAAGCCTGCCTGTAGTCATACTGTTTGTTAAGGTGTCTCTCCATCATCTTATTTCATTGGAATCTAGCAAACTCCAGTACGGCCTTTAGAGGATGTGTGTGGGCAGCTGACCAAGGCAAGAAGTTCCTCATTTCCCTGCTGGCCATCTCCACAGAAGCCACACACATGCAGGCCTTAGCAGGCTCCTGCTTTCCAGACAGAATTAGGAGATACGAAATAGTCTGAAGAAGATGACCAGTTCTGCATTGTGTTCTCAAAGGTGACCGTGAAGATTTTGAGAACCATCTTGCTCTGTGCCTTTGTTCCTCGGAGACTGCCAAGTGAAGATGGTGTTatagcagctgtgctgcagacagCTTGTTTTATCCAGGTCCTTCATTTAACCCCAGATCCTCAAAGGCAGTGAAGTGATTAAATGCCTTTGAGCCCTTGCAtctcagctgttttccttcttcaggaGGACTGGTAAAAATGAGCTCGGCAAAGCATATAGAGGGTGGATATGAGTATTCctgttttgcttgtttcttgCTAATTTGCCCGTAGCTCCGGGACAAGCAGCCAGTTAACAGCTCTACCTCTTCTATCCCAGCTTTCTCTCAAGAGAACATTTCCAGCCCATAATGCTGAAGTGTAAATGTCTCTTAAGCTTAGCAGCTTAGGGCCACTGCTTGAATGGCCGTGGCTTTGCGAGGAGTGGGGCTCTTCCAAGGCCCACGGCGAAGCAAGCAGACACACTGAGCTCTCagccctctgcttccctcttgTGCCTCGGGCCCCCGGCTGCTGGCGTACCCGAGCTGTGCTTCAGGAGCCAACACCGCCCTGCTCCGCGGCACGCTTCCTCCCCGCTTCCCGGAGCCGGGCAGCCACTGCAGCAGTGAGAGGAGGGGCCAAACACAGCTTAACAAAGCTAAGCTTTCCTGGAGCGTAAAGGTGGAACCTCGCCCTTTCCTAACAGGGCAGCAAAGCCCCAGGGTTTCCCTGAGTTTTGACTCGTTGCGATCAGGAAGGACTCTACTACAgtcatcttaaaaaaaaccaaaccaaaaaagaaaggcTCGAGCTGGCCAACTtgtcctccttcccctctggaCTTGTGCTGGAggctttaagaaataaaaaagcatccTTTGGGTGGCGGCTCAGGCGCACTGCGCGGGCGCTGTGAGGGCGGcgggcccgccccgctcccgccctGCCCCGCGCGCGCCGCCGTTTGAACGGGGCCATGGAGGGGCTGGCGGTGCTGCCCGAGGTGTGGCGGCTCTACTTCGCCTCCGTCCGCGCCGCCACCTTCCGCAACTGGCCCTTCACCGAGGGCTGCGCCTGCACGCCCGAGCGGGtgagcgcggggccgggccggcgggagcggggccggggcggcgggagcggggccgggcgggcgctcACGGCCTCCCCTGTGCCCGCagatggcggcggcgggctTCGTGCACTGCCCCAGCGAGAACAGCCCCGACGTGGCGCAGTGCTTCTTCTGCCTCAAGGagctggagggctgggagcccgACGACGACCCCCTGTAAGTACCGGGGGGATCCCTCGGGCCCCGCCCGGATCGgcgccgccccggcccggcggaACCGCTGGCGGCAGCCGAGGAGCTCGGCAGGGGAGAGCGGCTGCGTGTGGCTCGCTGAGAGCTGttgtcttctcttttattttctctttcttttcgCCTGTTTTCAGGGAGGAACACAAAAAGCACTCTGCGGactgtggttttctttctcttcagaaagAACCTGCTAACCTGACGGTGCAGGAGTTCCTGAAGCTGGACAAAATGCGAATGAGAAAGGCACTTGTACGTACTCGGCTTGTAGTGTTCGGATTGTTCAGCTGGCCTCGTTCCTTACCACAAGGCTTTGTGCAGAGTGCTTTGTTGCATCCAGGCTCGGGCTGGATCAGCTGGTGTGCCCTTTCCTGGTTCTCAGCCATGCTTTATGCAGGATGTATCCTGCTTTCCCCCCGAAGCTGAACGATACTCAATTTAGTGGCAGACAGTAACATACTATTTTTACTCTTTGCAGAAAAAAGAGGTTTCTCAGAAGATGACCAAGGTTGAAGATAAAGCCAAGACCCAGCGTTGT
The window above is part of the Corvus moneduloides isolate bCorMon1 chromosome 3, bCorMon1.pri, whole genome shotgun sequence genome. Proteins encoded here:
- the KAT14 gene encoding cysteine-rich protein 2-binding protein isoform X1 gives rise to the protein MANNVHMSGLLSRHDDEATRTSTSEGLEEGEVEGETLLIVESEDQASVDLSHDQSGDSLNSDEGEASWMEEMSYYCEKCQKWIPASQLREQLSYLKGDNFFRFTCSDCSEDGKEQFERLRLTWQQVVMLAMYNLSLEGTGRQGYFRWKEDICAFIEKHWTFLLGNRKKTSTWWSTVAGCLSVGSPLFFRSGAQEFGEPGWWKLVHNKPPTLKPEGEKLSASALKAKAASKPPLDPIITVEGLRKRVSRNPVESAMELKEKRSRTQEAKDIRRAQKEAAGFLDRSTSSTPVKFSSRCRRPDIVLEKGEVIDFSSLSSSDRTPLTSPSPSPSLDFSAPGTPASHSATPSLLSEADLIPDVMPPQALFHDDEEMEGDGVIDPGIEYVPPPSGTAGASTMIASRKKVKTAEQIKQEVESEEEKTERMEGDSEDPEESNTPLQVRGRDKGKPQLEKDAKPRVPKHTSVSIYEEKLLLKRLEACPNALSMTPEARRLRRKLLVRQAKRERGLPLFDLDQVVNAALLLVDGIYGAKEGGVSRSPVGQATYRTTSQDFRILDRYQTMLPATKGYRQQTTKFLYRLVGSEDLLTDHSIVSPYTSRVLKPYIRRDYETKPPKLRLLAEIRANPHRNDLNWKAEPEAPIDYCYVRPNHIPTINSMCHEFFWPGIDLSECLQYPDFSVVVLYKKVIIAFGFMVPDVKYNEAYISFLLVHPEWRRAGIATFMIYHLIQTCMGKDVTLHVSASNPAMLLYQKFGFKTEEYILDFYDKYYPLDSKECKHAFFLRLRR
- the KAT14 gene encoding cysteine-rich protein 2-binding protein isoform X2, which encodes MANNVHMSGLLSRHDDEATRTSTSEGLEEGEVEGETLLIVESEDQASVDLSHDQSGDSLNSDEGEASWMEEMSYYCEKCQKWIPASQLREQLSYLKGDNFFRFTCSDCSEDGKEQFERLRLTWQQVVMLAMYNLSLEGTGRQGYFRWKEDICAFIEKHWTFLLGNRKKTSTWWSTVAGCLSVGSPLFFRSGAQEFGEPGWWKLVHNKPPTLKPEGEKLSASALKAKASKPPLDPIITVEGLRKRVSRNPVESAMELKEKRSRTQEAKDIRRAQKEAAGFLDRSTSSTPVKFSSRCRRPDIVLEKGEVIDFSSLSSSDRTPLTSPSPSPSLDFSAPGTPASHSATPSLLSEADLIPDVMPPQALFHDDEEMEGDGVIDPGIEYVPPPSGTAGASTMIASRKKVKTAEQIKQEVESEEEKTERMEGDSEDPEESNTPLQVRGRDKGKPQLEKDAKPRVPKHTSVSIYEEKLLLKRLEACPNALSMTPEARRLRRKLLVRQAKRERGLPLFDLDQVVNAALLLVDGIYGAKEGGVSRSPVGQATYRTTSQDFRILDRYQTMLPATKGYRQQTTKFLYRLVGSEDLLTDHSIVSPYTSRVLKPYIRRDYETKPPKLRLLAEIRANPHRNDLNWKAEPEAPIDYCYVRPNHIPTINSMCHEFFWPGIDLSECLQYPDFSVVVLYKKVIIAFGFMVPDVKYNEAYISFLLVHPEWRRAGIATFMIYHLIQTCMGKDVTLHVSASNPAMLLYQKFGFKTEEYILDFYDKYYPLDSKECKHAFFLRLRR
- the LOC116441352 gene encoding baculoviral IAP repeat-containing protein 5-like; amino-acid sequence: MEGLAVLPEVWRLYFASVRAATFRNWPFTEGCACTPERMAAAGFVHCPSENSPDVAQCFFCLKELEGWEPDDDPLEEHKKHSADCGFLSLQKEPANLTVQEFLKLDKMRMRKALKKEVSQKMTKVEDKAKTQRCGIKNLA